In a genomic window of Pedobacter sp. KBS0701:
- a CDS encoding DUF3276 family protein, which translates to MGEFDNKEREEVFSKKVRAGKRTYFFDVKATRSGDYYLTVTESKKRLEDGVFVKHKIFLYKEDFEKFAEGLNETVDYIKTHQDVVEKRYEYSENGEHSTKASDDFTF; encoded by the coding sequence ATGGGAGAATTCGACAACAAGGAAAGAGAAGAAGTTTTTTCAAAGAAAGTAAGAGCAGGTAAGAGAACTTATTTCTTCGACGTGAAGGCTACTAGATCGGGTGATTATTATTTAACAGTTACCGAGAGCAAGAAAAGATTAGAAGACGGTGTGTTTGTAAAACATAAAATCTTTTTATACAAAGAAGATTTCGAAAAATTTGCAGAAGGACTAAATGAAACGGTTGATTATATCAAAACTCACCAGGATGTGGTTGAAAAACGTTATGAATACTCTGAAAATGGAGAACATAGCACTAAAGCAAGCGACGATTTTACTTTTTAA
- the ychF gene encoding redox-regulated ATPase YchF — MALQCGIVGLPNVGKSTLFNCLSNAKAQAANFPFCTIEPNVGVITVPDDRLTKLAELVKPNKVQPNTIEIVDIAGLVKGASKGEGLGNQFLGNIRATNAIIHVLRCFDDGNVIHVDGSVDPIRDREIIDTELQLKDLDTVDKRIQKVEKMAKTGGDKDAKRTYEILTVVKSHLESGKSIRTAPLAQDDFDFIEDLGLLTQKPVMYVCNVDEASVINGNKYVDLVRANVADENAEVLVISAKIESEIAELDSYEERQEFLADLGLTESGVNKLIRAAYKLLNLYTYFTAGVQEVRAWTITKGFTAPQAAGVIHTDFEKGFIRAEVIKYNDFVTLGSENACKDAGKLGVEGKTYVVEDGDIMHFRFNV, encoded by the coding sequence ATGGCATTACAATGTGGTATAGTTGGTTTACCAAATGTGGGAAAATCGACTCTTTTTAATTGTTTATCAAATGCGAAAGCGCAGGCTGCAAACTTTCCCTTTTGTACTATTGAGCCCAATGTTGGCGTAATTACAGTACCTGATGACAGATTAACCAAACTAGCCGAGTTGGTTAAACCAAACAAAGTGCAACCAAACACAATCGAGATTGTTGATATTGCCGGATTGGTAAAAGGTGCATCGAAAGGTGAAGGTCTTGGAAACCAGTTTTTAGGAAACATCCGTGCTACCAATGCTATTATCCATGTTTTACGTTGTTTTGATGACGGAAATGTGATTCATGTGGATGGTTCTGTTGATCCGATCCGCGATCGTGAAATTATTGATACTGAACTGCAGCTTAAAGACCTGGATACCGTTGATAAACGGATTCAAAAAGTTGAAAAGATGGCTAAAACAGGTGGCGATAAGGATGCAAAACGTACCTATGAAATTTTAACGGTAGTTAAATCTCATTTAGAAAGTGGTAAATCAATCCGTACAGCACCATTGGCTCAGGATGATTTCGATTTTATTGAAGATTTAGGTCTACTTACGCAAAAACCTGTAATGTATGTTTGTAATGTTGATGAAGCATCGGTAATTAACGGCAATAAATATGTTGATTTGGTTAGAGCAAACGTTGCTGATGAAAATGCTGAAGTTTTAGTGATCTCTGCCAAAATTGAATCAGAAATTGCTGAACTGGATAGCTACGAAGAGCGTCAGGAGTTTTTAGCTGATTTAGGCTTAACTGAATCGGGTGTAAATAAATTGATTCGCGCAGCTTATAAATTATTAAATCTTTACACCTATTTCACCGCTGGTGTACAAGAAGTTAGAGCCTGGACGATTACGAAAGGTTTTACAGCTCCACAAGCTGCAGGTGTAATCCACACTGATTTCGAAAAAGGATTTATCCGTGCGGAGGTGATCAAATACAATGATTTCGTAACCCTAGGTTCTGAAAACGCGTGTAAAGATGCTGGTAAATTGGGTGTTGAAGGAAAAACCTATGTAGTGGAAGATGGCGACATTATGCACTTCAGGTTTAATGTTTAA
- a CDS encoding HAD hydrolase-like protein has protein sequence MQKKITTLFTDIGGVLLTNGWDRHARGEASVLFNLDSVDLEERHHLTFDTYEVGKLTLDEYLERIVFFEERNFTYDDFKEFMFKKSLPYPEMIQLICDLKKKYNLKVAVISNEGRELNQYRINTFKLNEFVDFFVSSSFVHFRKPDADIFKVAIDISQSDVETSLYIDDRMLFVQVAEGLGLKGIHHTGYEDTRAQLAAYGLVV, from the coding sequence ATGCAAAAGAAAATTACCACACTTTTTACCGATATCGGGGGCGTTTTATTAACCAATGGCTGGGATAGGCATGCAAGAGGAGAGGCTTCGGTACTTTTCAACCTCGACTCTGTTGATCTCGAAGAACGCCATCACCTTACTTTCGATACCTATGAAGTGGGTAAATTAACGCTTGATGAATATTTAGAACGTATTGTTTTCTTCGAAGAACGGAATTTTACCTACGACGATTTTAAGGAATTCATGTTCAAAAAATCGCTTCCTTATCCCGAAATGATTCAGTTGATTTGCGATTTAAAAAAGAAATATAACCTGAAGGTAGCTGTAATCAGCAACGAAGGAAGAGAGCTAAACCAATACCGCATTAATACCTTTAAACTGAATGAATTTGTAGATTTTTTTGTGTCTTCAAGTTTTGTGCATTTCCGTAAACCCGATGCCGATATTTTTAAAGTAGCCATTGATATTTCGCAAAGCGATGTAGAAACGAGTTTGTATATCGATGACCGTATGTTATTTGTACAGGTTGCTGAAGGTTTGGGTTTAAAAGGTATTCATCATACCGGTTACGAAGATACCAGGGCACAGTTAGCTGCTTACGGATTAGTGGTTTAG
- the mgtE gene encoding magnesium transporter has translation MEEMVVEEIQELLEKENDKALKQYLDQLNISDVEELIDELPQYAAKFIETISLNRAVNVFRILDFPTQERIIKKLSGNKLNQIIKDLPPDDRTALFSELKGDVVKKMITLLPPEERKESLALLGYKEDSIGRLMTPDYIAVKPEWSITHVLAHIRRYGKNSETIDVVYVINKDGVLLDDIRIREVLLADPEAIIGELTDKRFIALKANDPQEDAINIFRMNNRVALPVVDENNILLGIVTVDDILWIANEEYTEDMHKIGGTEALDEPYLDIPILKLVKKRAGWLIVLFLGEMLTATAMQHFEIELEKAVVLSLFIPLIMSSGGNSGSQASTLIIQAMALGEVTIAEWWRVMRRELISGSLLGIILGSIGFVRIVTWQQLHLYNYGPHWFLIAATIFFTLVGIVLWGSLIGSMMPIILKKLKLDPATSSAPFVATMVDVTGIVIYFSVAVLILKGVLL, from the coding sequence ATGGAAGAAATGGTTGTGGAAGAAATTCAGGAACTACTTGAAAAAGAGAATGATAAAGCGTTAAAGCAATATCTGGATCAGCTGAATATTTCGGATGTTGAAGAACTGATAGATGAACTCCCACAATATGCAGCTAAATTTATTGAAACCATATCCCTTAACAGGGCAGTAAACGTATTCAGGATCCTGGATTTTCCTACGCAGGAACGTATCATAAAAAAACTTTCCGGCAATAAACTCAATCAGATCATCAAAGATCTGCCTCCTGATGATCGTACCGCACTATTTAGCGAATTAAAAGGTGATGTGGTTAAAAAAATGATCACCCTTTTACCGCCCGAAGAACGTAAAGAATCGCTCGCACTTTTAGGCTACAAAGAAGATAGTATCGGCCGTTTAATGACACCTGATTACATCGCTGTAAAACCCGAATGGTCTATTACCCATGTTTTAGCGCACATCAGGCGTTATGGTAAAAACTCCGAAACCATCGATGTAGTTTACGTCATTAATAAAGATGGGGTATTGCTGGATGATATCAGGATTCGTGAGGTTTTACTGGCCGATCCTGAAGCTATTATTGGTGAATTAACGGATAAACGCTTCATTGCCTTAAAGGCAAACGATCCGCAGGAAGATGCAATCAATATCTTCAGGATGAATAACCGTGTGGCTTTACCTGTAGTAGATGAGAATAACATTCTTTTAGGTATAGTTACGGTAGATGATATTTTGTGGATTGCGAATGAAGAATATACCGAAGATATGCACAAAATTGGGGGTACCGAAGCTTTGGATGAACCTTATCTCGATATCCCGATCCTAAAACTGGTTAAAAAACGTGCTGGTTGGTTAATTGTGCTATTTTTAGGCGAAATGTTAACCGCAACTGCCATGCAGCACTTCGAAATCGAACTCGAAAAGGCAGTGGTGTTATCCCTTTTTATTCCACTGATAATGAGCAGCGGTGGAAACAGTGGTTCTCAGGCTTCAACATTAATTATCCAGGCCATGGCTTTAGGCGAGGTAACCATTGCCGAGTGGTGGCGTGTAATGCGCCGCGAGCTCATTTCAGGATCTTTGCTGGGCATCATTTTAGGTAGCATTGGTTTTGTCCGAATTGTAACCTGGCAACAGTTACATCTCTATAATTATGGTCCACATTGGTTTTTAATAGCAGCTACCATCTTTTTTACCCTGGTTGGCATTGTGTTGTGGGGCAGTTTAATTGGTTCGATGATGCCAATTATTTTGAAAAAACTGAAACTCGATCCTGCAACTTCATCAGCACCATTTGTAGCTACAATGGTTGATGTGACCGGAATTGTAATCTATTTCAGTGTTGCCGTATTAATTTTAAAAGGCGTTTTACTTTAA
- a CDS encoding thioredoxin family protein, with protein MKKLFLIFLLLPFIGTAQVKGTHFEHGLSWQQVKEKAKKENKYLLVDCFTTWCGPCKYMASTIFPQEKVGEFFNKNFVNVKVQFDQTKNDSEEVKSWYADAQSMSKEFRINAYPTFLIFSPQGKLVHRIVGGGEADEFIARAQMALNPETQYYTLMKKSESGNVAPETLKQLAISAEAAYDEENSAKFANAYIATQKDLYTKENLEFLSRYTKSSKSKGFELMLNHPEKIDAVLGKGKSNEILSAVVLEESIYPGLRKPNANIDSLVAAAKSKYPTVDISKPVDLIKIQIFQSEKKWDKFQPAVLSYMKKYGTEVRADMLNSFAWTVFENCKDANCITEALSWSKRSVDETQSKEPAYLDTYANLLYKLGKKDQAIAMQQKAVDLVTAENKTQYQVTLEKMKKGK; from the coding sequence ATGAAAAAATTATTTTTAATATTCCTGCTGCTGCCTTTTATTGGCACCGCACAGGTTAAAGGCACTCATTTTGAACACGGACTTTCCTGGCAGCAGGTGAAGGAGAAAGCCAAAAAAGAGAACAAATACCTTTTGGTCGACTGCTTTACTACCTGGTGTGGTCCTTGCAAATATATGGCCAGTACCATTTTCCCGCAGGAGAAAGTTGGTGAATTCTTTAACAAAAACTTTGTAAATGTTAAGGTACAGTTCGACCAGACCAAAAATGATAGCGAAGAAGTGAAAAGCTGGTATGCCGATGCCCAGTCTATGAGCAAAGAGTTCAGGATAAATGCCTATCCTACCTTTCTGATCTTCTCTCCGCAGGGCAAGCTTGTACACCGTATTGTGGGGGGCGGTGAAGCAGATGAATTTATAGCCAGAGCGCAGATGGCGCTGAACCCGGAAACCCAATATTATACGCTGATGAAAAAAAGCGAATCTGGAAATGTGGCTCCTGAGACCTTGAAACAATTAGCCATTAGTGCCGAGGCTGCCTATGATGAGGAAAACTCCGCAAAGTTTGCCAACGCTTATATTGCTACGCAAAAAGACCTCTATACGAAAGAGAACCTGGAGTTTCTCAGCAGATATACTAAAAGCAGCAAAAGCAAGGGATTTGAGCTCATGCTAAATCATCCTGAAAAAATAGATGCCGTTCTGGGAAAGGGAAAATCAAATGAAATTTTAAGCGCTGTTGTTCTGGAGGAAAGCATCTATCCCGGGCTTAGAAAACCCAACGCAAATATAGATTCACTGGTTGCAGCCGCAAAATCGAAATACCCGACGGTAGACATTAGCAAACCTGTAGACCTGATCAAGATCCAGATTTTTCAGAGCGAAAAAAAATGGGACAAATTTCAGCCCGCAGTATTAAGCTATATGAAAAAATACGGTACAGAAGTACGTGCTGATATGCTGAATTCATTTGCCTGGACTGTTTTTGAAAACTGTAAAGATGCTAACTGCATCACTGAGGCATTGAGCTGGAGTAAACGCAGCGTGGATGAGACCCAAAGCAAAGAGCCAGCTTACCTTGACACTTATGCCAATCTGCTGTATAAGCTGGGTAAGAAGGACCAGGCGATCGCTATGCAGCAGAAAGCAGTAGACCTGGTTACAGCTGAAAATAAAACACAGTACCAGGTTACGCTTGAGAAAATGAAAAAAGGTAAATAA
- a CDS encoding TlpA disulfide reductase family protein, producing MRKIIVFIALLFISLSGYSQQAEPAYKASLDSLKLFIDLSEKEAILNRLVKAHPNESFDQYRAILVDNFVIAKNSAKALYYFNQIQETARIMYVENFATGLIGYDLKAAETLVGQELNNPKNANEERLYLLQLYSQVEDKLGNHEKAFAAIKESYEQANKKSAGLTAQYYYLMSKTGRYQEALPELEKAVLSGLANDDLKNELKKAYISVHPGKDANAYLATLTNQFDNKYKAEIAAKMIAEQAPEFKVKDINGKEVSLSDFKGKTIVLDFWATWCGPCKKSLPAMQMMVNKYKNDPTVKFLFIHTWETVPNPKPDAVNYLLTHNLDLPLYMDTKDPVTKKNPAVTSFGVSGIPAKFIIDGNGKIRFKELGLLWPNEVAVRQLSTMIEMSR from the coding sequence ATGAGAAAAATAATAGTATTTATTGCGCTTCTGTTTATAAGTTTATCGGGATATAGTCAGCAGGCAGAACCCGCTTATAAGGCTAGTCTTGATTCTTTGAAGCTCTTTATTGATCTCTCAGAAAAAGAAGCCATTCTTAACCGCCTGGTCAAAGCCCATCCGAATGAGAGTTTTGATCAATACAGAGCTATATTGGTAGATAATTTTGTAATAGCAAAAAACTCTGCGAAGGCTTTATATTATTTTAACCAGATTCAGGAAACCGCAAGAATCATGTACGTTGAAAACTTTGCGACGGGCTTAATAGGGTATGATTTGAAAGCTGCTGAAACATTGGTTGGGCAAGAATTGAATAACCCAAAAAATGCAAATGAAGAGCGGTTGTATTTGTTACAACTATATAGTCAGGTGGAGGATAAACTGGGGAACCATGAAAAAGCTTTCGCTGCTATTAAGGAAAGCTATGAGCAGGCTAACAAAAAAAGTGCAGGATTGACTGCACAGTATTATTATTTGATGAGCAAAACCGGCAGGTACCAGGAAGCGCTTCCTGAACTGGAGAAAGCAGTTTTATCAGGCCTGGCCAATGATGATTTGAAGAATGAACTGAAAAAGGCCTACATAAGTGTGCACCCTGGCAAAGATGCAAATGCTTACCTGGCTACGCTTACCAATCAGTTTGACAACAAATACAAAGCAGAAATAGCAGCCAAAATGATAGCGGAGCAGGCGCCTGAATTTAAAGTGAAAGATATAAACGGCAAGGAAGTCTCCTTGTCAGACTTTAAAGGAAAGACGATTGTTCTTGATTTTTGGGCAACCTGGTGCGGACCCTGTAAAAAGTCGCTTCCGGCGATGCAAATGATGGTTAACAAATATAAAAATGACCCGACGGTAAAGTTTTTGTTTATACATACCTGGGAAACGGTTCCAAACCCAAAACCTGATGCTGTAAACTATTTGTTAACCCATAACCTGGATTTGCCCTTGTATATGGATACTAAAGATCCCGTTACAAAAAAGAATCCTGCAGTAACCTCATTTGGTGTTTCCGGAATTCCTGCAAAGTTTATTATTGATGGCAATGGTAAAATACGCTTTAAAGAATTGGGATTGCTTTGGCCAAATGAGGTTGCCGTGAGGCAACTTTCAACCATGATAGAGATGTCCCGATAA
- a CDS encoding PKD-like family lipoprotein: MHLKYFLKLSPIFIFIMLAFSACKKDNQSFKYDQINDIKITDAITTFTVPQLDSLIITPTLAQTMPEGDSFTYSWKLNTATDTTTIAKTKNLRIKVTLSPGTYPVIYKVTSKRNGIYTVKQYTITVNGVYPDGWYIVNNKDGKGKVSLIRTDDVIFDNPMEVANNKTYPGKALALYNFGKGGFFYYFSDQNVYRFNMNDWLDLGDKSSILPGLATPLPFKTAPVFMINNLQFEQYIVADGNLYVGLSGANSDNVKPFTQRIPGNYNLFPGIFPADYSMTYFYDNNTMSFMQMPYLSRILDRAPATPLTTNSFDMANVGKKMIAYDRGVTTLSQEGIEWYYIMEGNDGRYLLSLTGDGNSTHPGVNQKMDSSPEIGSATNFATSSILKQLYYTAGNNVYLYDMLAKSARLIYTFPTGYVIKDIEMKRSTSKQLVIGVNNGSAGEVYYFDINAQGEFNNGTYTKKFTGFGEIMQIAAARQNLSM, translated from the coding sequence ATGCATTTAAAATACTTTTTAAAGCTCAGCCCGATTTTTATTTTCATCATGCTGGCATTTTCTGCCTGTAAAAAAGACAATCAATCTTTTAAATATGATCAAATCAACGACATTAAGATTACAGATGCTATAACTACTTTTACAGTTCCACAACTGGATTCGTTGATTATCACACCAACATTGGCGCAAACAATGCCAGAAGGTGATTCATTTACTTATAGCTGGAAACTTAATACAGCAACAGATACAACAACAATTGCTAAAACAAAAAATCTACGCATCAAAGTAACACTAAGTCCAGGTACTTATCCGGTAATATACAAAGTAACGAGCAAGAGAAATGGCATTTATACAGTAAAGCAATATACCATCACAGTGAATGGTGTTTATCCTGATGGTTGGTATATAGTCAATAACAAAGATGGAAAAGGCAAAGTTTCTTTGATTCGGACAGACGATGTCATTTTTGACAATCCTATGGAAGTGGCAAACAATAAAACCTATCCAGGTAAAGCACTGGCCTTATATAATTTTGGGAAGGGTGGTTTCTTCTATTACTTCAGTGATCAAAATGTTTATCGTTTTAACATGAACGACTGGCTGGATCTTGGTGACAAAAGTTCGATTCTCCCGGGTTTGGCTACACCACTTCCGTTCAAAACTGCCCCAGTATTTATGATAAATAATTTGCAATTTGAACAGTATATAGTGGCAGACGGCAATTTATATGTTGGGCTTTCCGGTGCAAACTCAGACAATGTCAAACCCTTTACTCAGCGCATTCCTGGTAACTATAATTTATTCCCCGGCATATTCCCCGCCGATTATAGTATGACTTATTTCTATGATAACAACACAATGAGTTTTATGCAGATGCCCTATCTGTCGAGAATTCTGGATCGTGCACCTGCAACACCTTTAACAACAAACTCGTTTGATATGGCGAACGTAGGCAAAAAAATGATCGCTTATGATCGGGGCGTAACAACCTTATCACAAGAGGGAATTGAATGGTATTATATTATGGAAGGTAACGATGGACGCTACTTACTATCTTTAACAGGGGATGGAAATAGTACTCACCCTGGGGTTAATCAAAAAATGGATAGTAGTCCGGAAATTGGTAGCGCCACTAACTTTGCAACCTCTTCCATCTTAAAACAACTTTATTATACCGCCGGAAATAACGTGTATTTATACGACATGCTTGCTAAATCGGCAAGGCTCATCTACACTTTCCCGACTGGGTATGTAATTAAAGATATCGAAATGAAACGAAGTACCAGCAAACAACTGGTGATCGGTGTGAATAATGGTTCAGCGGGCGAAGTTTATTATTTCGACATCAATGCCCAGGGAGAATTTAACAACGGTACGTACACTAAGAAATTTACCGGCTTTGGGGAAATTATGCAAATTGCCGCTGCCAGACAAAATCTGTCGATGTAA
- a CDS encoding DUF4843 domain-containing protein, protein MKYLSYIMVAACLFSCKKEAVETYQGKDGVSFFAYTYEQLNTTAVRSYSFAFQATQKQRDTLFIPMRITGKLSDKPRTVLLKTAQGTTATAGVDFELKEFTVPAGASKFNYPLILLNSAGMAKNVYRIVLEPAETKDFTLGTLGQTPGINEVTEENFRYLKVDVTGQYIEPGYWIYLQGDFGDFSAVKYKFMVKTLGITDFDYNKIGSDGLLNFPVTLRNALAAYEAANGPLLDENGQRISFP, encoded by the coding sequence ATGAAATACTTATCATATATCATGGTGGCGGCCTGTCTTTTTTCATGTAAGAAAGAAGCAGTCGAAACCTACCAGGGAAAGGATGGCGTTAGTTTCTTTGCCTATACCTACGAACAATTAAATACCACAGCCGTAAGAAGCTACTCTTTTGCCTTTCAAGCTACTCAAAAGCAAAGGGACACCCTGTTTATACCCATGCGCATCACCGGGAAGTTATCCGATAAACCGCGCACGGTGCTGCTGAAAACAGCCCAGGGAACTACCGCAACTGCAGGAGTAGATTTTGAGTTGAAAGAATTCACCGTTCCGGCAGGCGCATCGAAATTTAATTATCCCTTAATATTGCTCAATTCTGCCGGAATGGCCAAAAATGTGTATAGAATTGTGCTGGAACCTGCAGAAACCAAAGACTTTACTCTGGGTACTCTTGGCCAGACACCTGGTATTAACGAAGTTACGGAAGAAAACTTCAGATACCTGAAGGTTGATGTAACCGGCCAATACATTGAGCCTGGTTATTGGATCTACCTCCAGGGCGATTTCGGGGATTTCAGTGCCGTAAAATATAAGTTCATGGTGAAAACATTGGGGATAACCGATTTTGATTACAATAAGATTGGTTCTGATGGCTTACTGAACTTTCCGGTTACCCTAAGGAATGCGCTGGCCGCTTACGAGGCTGCAAATGGTCCATTGTTAGATGAGAACGGTCAAAGAATATCGTTCCCTTAA
- a CDS encoding RagB/SusD family nutrient uptake outer membrane protein, with translation MKRTTLIIGILAIVAMFSGCKKFLDVTPKTSLSEEQLFTSEVGFQQALSGVYGQLASSKLYGDNLSMGFASALAQNYATIDPASSVQLQQTQLLNYASTEVLSYTDSIWSASYSAIAAANKIIANTETNRSVLSNNSYALLRGEALALRAFLHFDLLRMFGPEYTAGANLKAIPYKKDVNQNANPPATTAEVVKFALADLKEAESLLLPVDPIVTSDLRTRRNKLNYYGVKALEARIMLYSGDNIGAAAAANVVVNSAKYTFVTQAQAGVVSQGLTVRDRLYFNEQVFMIRVRDILPTVQKYFRFRGAASQTLTRSAANFNTLYETSNGGGSDFRFAFRLEQEGGVPFPSKFWQASSSTTPITDNLLDQYVPGIRLSEMYYILAETASTPEIGVGYLNMVRLNRGIKVLPNTLTAVTLKAEITKEYQKEFYAEGQLFFYYKRIKTSRMQFGPAMAPAQYVLPIPPSELQFNPNYAN, from the coding sequence ATGAAAAGAACAACATTAATTATAGGAATCCTGGCAATAGTTGCGATGTTTTCCGGTTGTAAGAAATTTTTGGATGTAACGCCCAAAACGAGTCTATCTGAAGAACAGCTGTTTACTTCAGAAGTTGGTTTTCAACAGGCTTTATCAGGCGTATATGGCCAGCTTGCCAGTAGCAAACTCTATGGGGATAACCTTTCCATGGGCTTCGCTTCCGCGCTTGCTCAAAATTATGCGACAATTGACCCTGCATCGTCAGTTCAGTTGCAACAGACACAACTCCTGAACTACGCTTCAACAGAAGTCTTAAGCTATACTGATTCCATCTGGTCTGCCAGTTATAGTGCAATTGCCGCAGCTAATAAAATAATTGCAAATACAGAAACAAACCGATCTGTGCTATCTAATAATTCGTACGCACTATTACGTGGTGAAGCTTTAGCCTTAAGGGCATTTTTGCATTTTGATTTATTACGGATGTTTGGGCCTGAATATACTGCGGGTGCCAATCTAAAAGCCATCCCATATAAAAAAGATGTCAACCAAAATGCAAATCCCCCAGCAACAACTGCAGAGGTGGTTAAATTTGCCCTGGCCGACCTGAAAGAAGCGGAAAGTCTACTGTTACCTGTTGATCCGATTGTGACCAGCGATTTACGGACCAGGCGGAATAAGCTTAATTATTATGGTGTAAAAGCGCTGGAAGCGAGAATTATGTTATATAGCGGCGATAATATCGGGGCGGCGGCGGCTGCAAATGTGGTAGTTAACTCTGCAAAATATACTTTTGTAACCCAGGCACAAGCTGGCGTTGTTTCACAGGGATTGACAGTACGTGACCGCTTGTATTTTAACGAGCAGGTATTTATGATCAGGGTTAGGGATATACTGCCCACTGTACAAAAATATTTTAGGTTTAGGGGGGCTGCAAGCCAAACGCTTACACGTAGCGCCGCTAATTTTAATACACTTTACGAAACCAGCAATGGCGGCGGTTCAGATTTCAGATTTGCGTTTCGCCTTGAGCAGGAGGGAGGAGTTCCGTTCCCATCTAAATTCTGGCAGGCATCCAGTTCTACCACCCCAATTACCGATAATTTACTTGACCAGTATGTACCAGGTATACGCCTTTCTGAAATGTATTATATCCTGGCTGAGACGGCATCAACGCCTGAGATTGGCGTTGGATATTTAAATATGGTGCGTCTGAACAGGGGAATTAAAGTTTTGCCGAATACGCTCACCGCAGTGACGCTTAAAGCGGAGATTACGAAAGAATATCAGAAGGAATTTTATGCAGAAGGACAATTGTTCTTTTACTATAAGCGCATTAAAACTTCTAGAATGCAATTTGGTCCTGCTATGGCACCTGCGCAGTACGTACTCCCAATTCCGCCTTCTGAACTTCAATTTAATCCGAATTATGCAAACTAA